From the Anaeromyxobacter dehalogenans 2CP-1 genome, the window TCCACAAGCGGATCTCCGCCTACCGCATGGAGGCGTCGGGCCGGCTCACGCACGCCAGCACCGCCCGCGTGATCGAGGACTACCCGTACTGGACCGAGCGGACCGCGTCACCGAACGTGTACTTCCGGTTCCGGATCCAGTACGAGGCCCCTGCGCGCCGCGCCGGCGAGGGCTTCATCCTGGTGGACCCGATCGACTACCTGGAGCGCGGCCGCCGCTCCTGGCAGTACCTGCCCGGCCAGCGGCGCGTGCGCCTCGCGCCCGACCTCGCCTACGACACCCCGAACGCCGCCACCTCCGGCGCGCAGACCTTCGACGACGCGCTGCTGTTCAACGGCGCCATGGACCGCTTCGACTTCACGCTGGTGGGGAAGAAGGAGATCTACGTCCCGTACAACGTCTACCGCGCCGCCTACCAGGCGCGGCCGGAGGAGCTGTTCCGGAAGCACTTCGTGAACCCGGACCTGTTCCGCTGGGAGCTGCACCGGGTGTGGGTGGTGGACGCGCGGCTGAAGCCGGGCAAGCGCCACGTGTACGCGCGGCGGGTGTTCTACCTCGACGAGGACAGCTGGGCGATCCTGACCAGCGACCAGTACGACGCCCGCGGGCAGCTCTGGCGCGTGGGGATCGCGTTCATGGCGCCGAGCTACGACGTGCCGGCCATGTGGGCCGACGCGTTCCTGCACTACGACCTCGCCACCGGCGGCTACGGCATCAACAGCTGGCCCGGCAAGGACGGCTGGATCCGCACCGGCGCCTGCCCGGGCGACGCCGAGTGGTCGCCGGACGCGCTCGCGGGATCGGGCCTGCGCTGATGCGCCGCCGGGCCCACGTCGCGGCGCTGGGCCTGCTCCTCGCGGCGTCCCCCGCCGCCGCGGCGGGGTTCGTGGATCCGCTCGACCAGCCCGCCGGCCCGAGCGCGCTCGCGGCGCGGCGGCCGCTGCTGTCGGTGGCCCGCGCGGGCGAGCGCCTGGTGGCGGTCGGCGAGCGCGGGCTGGCGGTCCTCTCCGACGACGGCGGCGCGCGCTGGACGCAGGCGGCGGTGCCGGTGAGCGAGGACCTCACCGCGGTGCGCTTCGCGTCGCCGCGGCTCGGCTGGGCGGTGGGCCACGGCGGCGTGGTGCTCGCGAGCGAGGACGGCGGCGCGCGCTGGGAGCGACGCCTCGACGGGCGCGGGCTGGCGCGGCTCCTCGACGCGTGGGCGCGGGACGGCGCCGGCCGGATCGCGCCGGCCGCGCTGGCGCAGGCGCGCGACCTCGCGGCGCGCGGCCCGGACCAGCCGCTCCTCGACGTGTGGCTGGACGCCGCCGGCCGCGAGGGCTTCGCGGTGGGCGCGTTCGGCCTCGCGCTCGCCACCCGCGACGGCGGGCGGACCTGGACGCCCTGGCTCGACCGGCTCGAGAACCCGCGCGCGCTGCACCTGCACGCGCTCCTCGAAGCCCGCGGGGCGCTGTACCTCGCCGGCGAGCAGGGCCTGCTCCTGCGGCTCGACCGCGCCGCCGGGCGCTTCCGGGCGGTGGCCATCCCGTACGCGGGCACCCTGTTCGGCCTCGCCGCCGACGGGCGCGCGCTGCTCGCGTTCGGGCTGCGCGGGACGGTGCTGCGCAGCGTGGACGGCGGGCCCTGGCGCAAGGTCGCGTCCGGCGTGGAGGCGGCGCTCACCGGCGGCGCGGCGCTGCCCGACGGGCGGCTGGCGCTCGCGGCCGCCTCCGGCGAGCTGCTCGTGTCGGCGGACGGCGGCGCCACCTTCGAGCGCGTCTCGGCGCCGGGCGCGGTGCTCGCGCCCGCCTTCGCGATCGCGCCGGCGGGTCCGGGCGCGCTGGCGGTGGCCGGCGCCGAGGGCGTGCGGGTGGTGGCGCTGCCGCGCCCGCGCGAGGCGCCGTGAGGCGGGCGAGCGCGCGCGCGCCGGGGCACGAGCGCCCCGACGCAGCCGGTCCTGCGACGGGGAACGCGTCCTCGCGCGGCGCGCCCGGGCCGTTCGATCCCGCCGAGGGGAGCTGGCTGGAGCGGCTGGTGTTCGGGCACCGCGCCGCGGTGGTGATCCTGACCGCGCTCGTGACGCTCGCGCTCGGGGCCGCGGCCGCCACCCGCCACGTGGTGAGCGCCGACCTGGACCGGATCACGCCCGGCTCCCACCCGTTCGTGCAGGCCGCCCGCGCCCGCGCCGACCGGCTGCGCGGCCTCGGCAACACCCTCCTCGTGGTGGTCGAGAACCCGCGCGGCGACGTCTGGGATCGCGCCTACCTGGAGGCGCTCCGCGACGCGAGCGACACGCTGTTCCTCATGCCCGGCGTGGATCGCCCCTGGGTGAAGTCGCTCTGGACGCCGTCGGTCCGCTGGACCGAGGTGACCGAGGAGGGCTTCCGGGGTGGCCCGGTGATGCCGGACGCGGCCGACGGCTCGCCGGAGGCCATCGCGGCGCTGCGCCGGAACGTGCGGCGGGCCGGGCTGACGGGGACGCTGGTCGCGCTCGACGAGCGATCCAGCGCGGTGCAGGTGCCGCTGCTGGATCGCGATCCGGTCACCGGCGCCGGCCTCGACTACCGTGCGCTCTCGGCGGAGCTGGAGGCGCTGCGGCGGCGCCTCGAGGGGCCGGCCGGCGACGGGCCGGTGCGCGTGCGCATCGTCGGCTTCGCGAAGCGGGTGGGCGCGATCCTCGACGGCACCGTGGCGGTGGGCGCCTGGTTCGGCGTGGCCGCCGCCATCGCGGCCGCCATCCTGTGGCTCTCCTCGCGCTGCCTCCGGAGCACGGCGCTGGTGCTCGCCTGCTCGGGCGTGGCGCTGGTGTGGCAGCTCGGCATCGTCTCGCTGCTGGGCGTGCCGCTCGATCCGTTCTCGGTGCTGGTGCCGTTCCTGATCTTCGCCATGGGGGTGTCCCACGGCACGCAGAAGATGAACGGCGTGCTGCAGGACGTGGGGCGCGGCGCCGACCGGCGGCTCGCGGCTCGCCGCACCTTCCGCCGGCTCTTCCCGGCCGGGCTCACCGCGCTCCTCACCGACGCGGTCGGGTTCTCGGTGCTCGCGCTGGTGGACGTCCCGGCCATCCGGCAGCTCTCCCTCGCCGCCACGGTGGGCGTGGGCGTGCTCATCGTCACGAACCTGGTGCTGCTGCCGGTGCTGCTCTCGTACACCGGGGTGAGCGGCGCGGCGGCGCTGCGGAGCCTCCGCGGCGAGGCCGGCGGCGCGGGGCCCTGGGGCGCCTGGCGGCTGGTGGACCGCTTCACCGAGCCGCGCTGGGCGGCGGGGATCCTGGCCGTGGCCGCGGTGCTCGTCGGGATCGGGCTCGCCGCCGGGCGCGGGGTGCCGGTCGGCTCGACCCAGCCCGGCGCGCCGGAGCTGCGCGCCGACGCCCGCTACAACCAGGACGACGCCTACCTCGCGGCCCACTACGGCGCGTCGAGCGACGTGTTCGCGGTGATGGTGGAGACGCCGCCCGAGGGCTGCACCTCCTGGGAGACGCTCGTCGAGGCCGACCGGCTGGGCTGGGCGCTGCGGCAGGTCCCGGGCGTGCAGGCCACCGCCTCGCTCGCCGACGCGGTCCGGCAGATCACGGCGGGCTCGTTCGAGGGCTGCCCGAAGTGGCTGACGCTCTCGCGCGACCCGCGGATCCTGGGGGGCGCGGCCGAGGCGGCTGGGACGCGCAACCCCGACCTGTTCGACCCGGAGTGCACGGTCATGCCGGTGCTCGCGTACCTCTCCGACCACCGCGCCGACACGCTCGACCGCGTGGTGGCCGCCGCCGAGGCGTTCGCGCGCGACCACGCCTCGCCGGGCCGCGCCTTCCTGCTCGCAGCGGGGAGCGCGGGCGTGGAGGCCGCCACCAACCTCGCCGTCCGCGAGGCGCAGCCGCGCATGACCGCCTGCGTGTTCGCGGCGGTGGTGGCGCTCTGCCTGCTGGTCTTCCGGAGCTGGCGGGCGGTGGTGGTGACGGTGGTGCCGCTCGCCACCACCGCGGTGCTGTGCCGGGCGGTGATGGCGTGGCTGGGCATCGGCATGACCCTCGCCACGCTGCCGGTCATCGCGCTCGGCGTGGGCATCCCGGACTTCGCGCTCTACCTGCTCTCGGTCCAGCTCGCGCACCAGCGCGCGGGCGCGCCGCTCGGCGAGGCGCACCGGCGCGCGCTCCGCTTCACCGGGCGGCCGGTGGTGCTGGTGGCCGTGACGCTCGCGGCGGGCGTCGTCACCTGGGCGTTCTCGCCGCTCCGCCTCCAGGCCGACATGGGCATCCTGCTCACCTTCATGTTCCTCGGGAACATGGTCGCCGCGGTGGCGCTCGTGCCGGCGCTCTCCCGGCTCCTCCTCCGGGAGGTCCCCGCCCGATGACCGCCCTGCCGGACAGCGCCACGGGTTCCCGGAGCGTGAACGTCACCGACCTCGTGGACGCGGGGCGGCTCGGGCGCTTCCACCTGGGCGCGTTCGCGGTGCTGGGCGGCTGCCTGGTGATGGACGGGTTCGACCTGCAGGCCATGGGCTACGCCGCGCCGGCGCTGGCGCGCGACTGGGGGCTGCCCATCGCCCGCCTCGGCCCGGTGTTCGGCGCCGGCCTGCTGGGCCTGTTCCTCGGCTCGATCCTGGCCGGCATGGCGGCCGACCGGATCGGCCGCCGCCCGGTGCTGATCGGCTCGACCGCGGCGTTCGGGGTCTTCACGCTCGCCACCGCGGCCGCCGGCTCCATGCCCTCGCTGCTCGCGGCCCGGTTCCTGGCCGGCCTCGGCCTCGGCGCCATCATGCCGAACGCCACCGCGCTGGTGGGCGAGTACGCGCCGCGCCGGAACCGCGTCGCGACCATGATGATCGTGACGAACGGCTTCATGGTGGGCGCGGTCGCGGCCGGCGCGCTGTCCGCCTGGCTCGTCCCCGCGTACGGCTGGCGCGCGCCGTTCTGGATCGGCGGCGCCATCCCGCTCGTCCTGCTCCCGCCCATGGCGCGCTGGCTGCCCGAGTCGCTGCAGCTCCTGGCGGTCTCCGGGCGCCGGCCGGCGGAGCTGGCGCGCTGGCTGCGGCACGCCGCGCCGGGCGCACCGGTGGGCCCGGGCGTCCGCTACACCGTGCGCGAGGCTCCGCGCCGCGGGTTCGTGCTCGTGGAGCTGCTCCGCGGCGGGCGCGCCGCCGCGACGGT encodes:
- a CDS encoding DUF1329 domain-containing protein, with product MTVRERACAALLAAVLPAAVPALSPEEARQLGSTLTALGAERVGNADGTIPAYTGGLTTPPPGFVAGSGSRPDPFAAERPLLSIDAASAARHADRLSEGAKALLARYPGFRMDVYPTHRTAAFPAFVTEQTVRAATSARTTHGGVSLAGVHAAYPFPIPKTGNEAMWNHLVRFNGRCLHKRISAYRMEASGRLTHASTARVIEDYPYWTERTASPNVYFRFRIQYEAPARRAGEGFILVDPIDYLERGRRSWQYLPGQRRVRLAPDLAYDTPNAATSGAQTFDDALLFNGAMDRFDFTLVGKKEIYVPYNVYRAAYQARPEELFRKHFVNPDLFRWELHRVWVVDARLKPGKRHVYARRVFYLDEDSWAILTSDQYDARGQLWRVGIAFMAPSYDVPAMWADAFLHYDLATGGYGINSWPGKDGWIRTGACPGDAEWSPDALAGSGLR
- a CDS encoding WD40/YVTN/BNR-like repeat-containing protein, with product MRRRAHVAALGLLLAASPAAAAGFVDPLDQPAGPSALAARRPLLSVARAGERLVAVGERGLAVLSDDGGARWTQAAVPVSEDLTAVRFASPRLGWAVGHGGVVLASEDGGARWERRLDGRGLARLLDAWARDGAGRIAPAALAQARDLAARGPDQPLLDVWLDAAGREGFAVGAFGLALATRDGGRTWTPWLDRLENPRALHLHALLEARGALYLAGEQGLLLRLDRAAGRFRAVAIPYAGTLFGLAADGRALLAFGLRGTVLRSVDGGPWRKVASGVEAALTGGAALPDGRLALAAASGELLVSADGGATFERVSAPGAVLAPAFAIAPAGPGALAVAGAEGVRVVALPRPREAP
- a CDS encoding efflux RND transporter permease subunit — protein: MRRASARAPGHERPDAAGPATGNASSRGAPGPFDPAEGSWLERLVFGHRAAVVILTALVTLALGAAAATRHVVSADLDRITPGSHPFVQAARARADRLRGLGNTLLVVVENPRGDVWDRAYLEALRDASDTLFLMPGVDRPWVKSLWTPSVRWTEVTEEGFRGGPVMPDAADGSPEAIAALRRNVRRAGLTGTLVALDERSSAVQVPLLDRDPVTGAGLDYRALSAELEALRRRLEGPAGDGPVRVRIVGFAKRVGAILDGTVAVGAWFGVAAAIAAAILWLSSRCLRSTALVLACSGVALVWQLGIVSLLGVPLDPFSVLVPFLIFAMGVSHGTQKMNGVLQDVGRGADRRLAARRTFRRLFPAGLTALLTDAVGFSVLALVDVPAIRQLSLAATVGVGVLIVTNLVLLPVLLSYTGVSGAAALRSLRGEAGGAGPWGAWRLVDRFTEPRWAAGILAVAAVLVGIGLAAGRGVPVGSTQPGAPELRADARYNQDDAYLAAHYGASSDVFAVMVETPPEGCTSWETLVEADRLGWALRQVPGVQATASLADAVRQITAGSFEGCPKWLTLSRDPRILGGAAEAAGTRNPDLFDPECTVMPVLAYLSDHRADTLDRVVAAAEAFARDHASPGRAFLLAAGSAGVEAATNLAVREAQPRMTACVFAAVVALCLLVFRSWRAVVVTVVPLATTAVLCRAVMAWLGIGMTLATLPVIALGVGIPDFALYLLSVQLAHQRAGAPLGEAHRRALRFTGRPVVLVAVTLAAGVVTWAFSPLRLQADMGILLTFMFLGNMVAAVALVPALSRLLLREVPAR
- a CDS encoding MFS transporter, which encodes MTALPDSATGSRSVNVTDLVDAGRLGRFHLGAFAVLGGCLVMDGFDLQAMGYAAPALARDWGLPIARLGPVFGAGLLGLFLGSILAGMAADRIGRRPVLIGSTAAFGVFTLATAAAGSMPSLLAARFLAGLGLGAIMPNATALVGEYAPRRNRVATMMIVTNGFMVGAVAAGALSAWLVPAYGWRAPFWIGGAIPLVLLPPMARWLPESLQLLAVSGRRPAELARWLRHAAPGAPVGPGVRYTVREAPRRGFVLVELLRGGRAAATVLLWLANFANMIVIYAVASWLPTLVREAGFSTATAVWAGTAVQLGGLVGTVVLGLVLQRLGFVPVLASCFATAAACLLVLGRPGLPLPALLTVAFVVGWAVQGGQPGLNALAATFYPTDLRSTGIGAGLGVGRLGGFLGPLVAGAILARGGGAQGVFQAAAVPAVASALVMLALRRAAPGVGARAPEGHAPAAGR